Proteins from a single region of Desulfatiglans anilini DSM 4660:
- a CDS encoding pilus assembly FimT family protein codes for MFIHCKGFTLVELLAVLFIAGTFAAAAIPVLSQTVHQWRLRNAVQDLYQGFQMAKNSAARGNTLAGLVFDRDSGGSISGFTVFSDLDADLSRDEGEPILEQVRWRDYPGISLAREKGGVERISFDCNAGSHPAVGFRPNGIPVSSTGGLGMGSVFLENRCGRSLGVILSCAGRLRIAETPEE; via the coding sequence ATGTTTATCCACTGCAAAGGTTTTACGCTCGTCGAACTCCTGGCCGTCCTCTTCATCGCGGGGACATTCGCCGCAGCCGCGATCCCCGTTCTTTCCCAAACGGTTCACCAGTGGCGTCTGAGAAACGCGGTCCAAGACCTTTACCAGGGCTTCCAGATGGCAAAAAACTCCGCGGCCCGGGGCAACACCCTTGCAGGCCTTGTCTTCGACCGTGACAGCGGAGGCTCTATCAGCGGCTTTACCGTCTTTTCCGATCTCGATGCCGATTTGAGTCGTGATGAGGGGGAACCCATCCTCGAGCAGGTCCGCTGGAGGGACTACCCGGGCATCTCGTTGGCCCGTGAAAAAGGCGGGGTCGAAAGAATTTCCTTCGACTGCAATGCTGGCAGTCATCCTGCCGTCGGATTCCGGCCGAACGGGATCCCGGTTTCGAGCACCGGCGGACTCGGCATGGGATCCGTTTTCCTTGAAAACCGCTGCGGCCGAAGCCTCGGAGTCATCCTCTCCTGCGCCGGCCGGCTGCGTATCGCCGAAACGCCGGAGGAATGA
- a CDS encoding cold-shock protein, with amino-acid sequence MAKGTVKWFNDQKGFGFIQQDEGSDVFVHFSAIKGTGFKSLAEGDRVSFDVEQGTKGPAAKNVEKI; translated from the coding sequence GTGGCAAAAGGCACCGTCAAGTGGTTTAACGACCAAAAAGGATTCGGTTTTATTCAACAGGATGAGGGCTCAGACGTTTTTGTTCACTTCTCCGCGATCAAAGGCACCGGCTTCAAATCGCTGGCCGAGGGCGACCGCGTGAGCTTCGATGTGGAACAGGGCACCAAAGGCCCCGCTGCGAAAAACGTCGAAAAGATCTAA
- a CDS encoding adenine deaminase C-terminal domain-containing protein produces MNDTHSAIMTAMTLDEATWLMDTALGRRPADLAIVNANLVNVYTGEILPNQGVCVSGRWIAYTGEDPRTSIGRETRVIDAAGKTVIPGLIDGHTHISNPCLPSEFLRYVMKGGTTSLIAEMMEPYPVAGIDGAIDFAEALGDQPIKIFTTMPAMVSISHACRGIALDDLRILADRPETVGIGESYWQAVIQSPEVYLPALLETRRRGMVLEGHTAGASTRKLQAYTAMGITSCHEPVKPMEVLERLRLGVNVMLREGGVRKDLEVLAGILETGVDLRRVSVCTDSVAPDDLVSNGYLECVVQKAIDCGFAPMDAIRMATLNVAEHFHLDHLIGGIAPGRYADLVVIPDIRTIRAEWVVSNGRVIAEKGRLLIQPRRHPFCEASLSTIHLPRRMEAADFDVASPAKGPRVRVRAMEMVTDLVTAERRLDLPVAEGRISADPQKDIVKIAAIDRRITPGKTFTGFIKGLHMTHGAVAISAAWDSTDIIVAGANEDDMATAVNRILDLQGGFVICAGGRVVEEISLPVFGYMSLEPIETVAEKLNRMARVIREMGVTFPDPALSFVTLTGAAIPYLRICEEGYVNLKDGLTGGLFPDDSGEGEH; encoded by the coding sequence ATGAACGACACCCACAGCGCTATTATGACTGCCATGACCCTCGATGAGGCCACATGGCTCATGGACACGGCCCTCGGGCGAAGGCCGGCCGATCTGGCCATCGTAAACGCGAATCTCGTCAATGTCTATACCGGCGAAATCCTTCCGAACCAGGGGGTGTGCGTCAGCGGGCGTTGGATCGCTTACACGGGGGAGGATCCCCGGACCTCCATCGGGCGCGAAACCCGCGTCATCGACGCCGCCGGCAAGACCGTCATCCCCGGGCTGATCGACGGTCACACCCACATCTCGAACCCGTGCCTCCCGAGCGAATTCCTACGCTATGTTATGAAAGGCGGCACAACGAGCCTGATCGCGGAAATGATGGAGCCCTACCCTGTGGCAGGCATCGACGGGGCCATCGATTTCGCCGAGGCCCTGGGCGATCAACCGATCAAGATCTTCACCACGATGCCCGCCATGGTCTCCATCAGCCACGCCTGCCGAGGCATCGCGCTCGACGATCTCAGGATACTGGCTGATCGGCCCGAGACGGTGGGCATCGGCGAGTCCTACTGGCAGGCGGTGATCCAGTCGCCGGAGGTCTACCTCCCTGCCCTGCTCGAAACGCGCAGGCGCGGAATGGTGCTGGAGGGCCATACGGCCGGAGCGAGCACCCGCAAACTCCAGGCTTACACCGCAATGGGCATCACCTCTTGCCACGAACCGGTCAAGCCGATGGAGGTGCTCGAACGCCTGCGCCTGGGAGTCAACGTCATGCTCCGGGAAGGAGGCGTCCGGAAAGACCTGGAGGTCCTGGCCGGCATATTGGAGACCGGCGTGGACCTGCGGCGTGTGAGCGTCTGCACCGACAGCGTCGCGCCGGATGATCTGGTATCGAACGGCTACCTGGAATGCGTCGTCCAGAAGGCCATCGACTGCGGCTTCGCACCGATGGACGCCATCCGCATGGCGACCCTGAACGTCGCCGAGCATTTTCATTTGGATCACCTGATCGGAGGCATCGCACCAGGTCGATATGCCGATTTGGTCGTCATCCCCGACATCCGCACGATCCGGGCGGAATGGGTCGTCTCGAACGGCCGGGTCATCGCTGAAAAGGGGCGGCTCCTGATCCAGCCCCGCCGTCATCCATTCTGCGAGGCGAGCCTCAGCACCATTCATCTCCCGAGACGGATGGAAGCCGCTGATTTCGATGTGGCAAGCCCCGCCAAAGGTCCGAGGGTCCGAGTGCGCGCCATGGAAATGGTGACGGATCTCGTCACCGCCGAGCGCCGCCTGGATCTGCCTGTCGCCGAAGGGCGGATATCGGCCGATCCACAAAAGGACATTGTCAAGATCGCCGCCATCGACCGCCGGATCACTCCGGGCAAGACATTTACGGGCTTCATCAAGGGCCTTCACATGACGCACGGAGCTGTAGCCATCAGCGCCGCATGGGACTCCACCGACATCATTGTCGCAGGTGCAAACGAGGACGACATGGCCACGGCGGTCAACCGCATCCTCGACCTGCAGGGCGGCTTCGTCATCTGCGCCGGCGGCCGGGTGGTCGAAGAAATTTCCCTGCCGGTCTTTGGATATATGTCCCTCGAACCGATCGAGACCGTAGCTGAGAAGTTGAACAGGATGGCCCGGGTCATCCGGGAGATGGGCGTAACTTTTCCAGACCCGGCGCTTTCGTTCGTCACGCTGACCGGCGCCGCCATCCCCTATCTGCGCATCTGCGAGGAAGGCTATGTGAACCTGAAAGACGGTCTGACAGGCGGACTCTTCCCGGACGACTCCGGCGAAGGGGAGCATTGA